A single genomic interval of bacterium harbors:
- a CDS encoding acyl-CoA dehydratase activase: MILCGIDVGSLSGEAVLMQGNQLVGYSIVRTSHDSVGTARQALDEVLNRTGLSFDQIDYTVATGYGRVIVPFAQRNISEISCHARGANFIFPSARTILDMGGQDCKAIRCDEKGRLVRFLMNDKCAAGTGRAVEVIASLLEVDLEEVGRLSLSSMEEPPKISNNCLLFAKSEILSLMREGVSVEALLAALCTGIAERACDLIKRVQLQEDFVITGGIAKNKGVVERIEQKLGLRALIPPEPQIIGAIGAALFAQELAQKPA; the protein is encoded by the coding sequence ATGATCCTTTGTGGCATAGATGTGGGCTCTCTTTCCGGGGAAGCCGTGCTGATGCAGGGAAATCAACTGGTGGGCTACAGCATCGTGCGCACAAGCCACGACAGTGTTGGCACCGCAAGACAAGCGCTGGATGAGGTGTTGAATCGCACCGGATTGTCCTTTGATCAGATAGATTACACCGTAGCCACAGGTTATGGGCGGGTCATAGTCCCGTTCGCCCAAAGAAACATCTCGGAGATCTCCTGCCATGCCCGCGGAGCTAATTTCATCTTCCCTTCGGCCAGAACCATTTTGGACATGGGAGGACAGGACTGCAAGGCCATCAGGTGCGACGAAAAGGGCAGGCTCGTAAGATTTCTGATGAATGACAAATGCGCTGCCGGCACTGGAAGGGCGGTGGAGGTGATAGCCTCCCTCTTGGAGGTAGATCTGGAAGAAGTCGGCAGACTTTCATTGAGCTCCATGGAAGAGCCACCCAAAATAAGCAACAATTGCCTTCTTTTTGCCAAAAGCGAGATCCTTTCCCTCATGAGAGAGGGGGTCTCGGTGGAGGCCCTTCTGGCGGCTCTTTGCACAGGCATAGCCGAAAGGGCCTGCGATCTCATAAAAAGGGTCCAACTCCAAGAGGACTTTGTTATCACAGGAGGGATAGCCAAGAATAAGGGGGTGGTGGAAAGAATAGAGCAAAAGCTGGGCCTCAGGGCACTCATCCCCCCCGAGCCCCAGATCATAGGAGCCATTGGGGCGGCCCTTTTTGCCCAAGAACTAGCACAAAAACCTGCTTGA
- a CDS encoding acyl-CoA dehydratase activase: MLTLGIDVGHFSTKAVLLQDGWVIGKLQLRSTASVQRAAMEAWEKMRELVDLQDAPPPKTFVTGIRQDKCGWGEGNPTEMASHVRGAHHWIPSVRTVIDIGAEGVRASRCDDEGRLINFAINDRCAAGTGVFLETVAQMMGISVSEMSLLGQKGSPGVRLTSTCAVFAESEIVGQVHNGASRQDIIWAVHDSLGARVAGLVQKINPEPEVMATGGVARNKCLIKALERHLGFPIFVVHEPEMIGALGAALLAAESLEVNGK, translated from the coding sequence TTGTTGACTCTTGGGATCGACGTAGGGCACTTCAGCACCAAGGCCGTGTTGCTGCAGGATGGATGGGTGATAGGAAAGCTTCAGCTTAGGTCAACAGCAAGTGTTCAGAGGGCTGCCATGGAGGCCTGGGAGAAGATGAGGGAGCTCGTGGATTTGCAAGATGCCCCTCCTCCCAAGACCTTTGTGACAGGGATCAGGCAGGACAAGTGTGGCTGGGGTGAGGGGAATCCCACGGAGATGGCCAGCCATGTTCGTGGCGCTCACCACTGGATTCCATCGGTGAGAACAGTGATCGACATCGGGGCCGAGGGTGTCAGAGCCAGCAGATGCGATGATGAGGGCAGATTGATCAATTTTGCCATCAATGACCGTTGCGCAGCAGGCACCGGAGTCTTTCTGGAAACCGTTGCGCAAATGATGGGAATCTCGGTTTCGGAGATGAGCCTTCTGGGGCAGAAGGGTTCCCCAGGAGTAAGACTCACGAGTACCTGCGCGGTCTTTGCTGAGTCAGAGATCGTGGGCCAGGTGCACAATGGAGCATCCCGCCAGGACATCATCTGGGCTGTTCATGATTCCCTTGGTGCCAGAGTGGCAGGACTTGTGCAAAAGATCAATCCTGAACCTGAGGTGATGGCCACAGGAGGCGTGGCTCGAAACAAATGTCTGATAAAGGCCTTGGAGCGACATCTTGGGTTTCCCATATTTGTCGTGCATGAGCCGGAGATGATCGGGGCCCTTGGAGCCGCTTTATTGGCCGCAGAATCCCTGGAGGTGAATGGGAAATGA